A stretch of Caenorhabditis elegans chromosome IV DNA encodes these proteins:
- the Y67H2A.10 gene encoding C2H2-type domain-containing protein (Confirmed by transcript evidence), with the protein MMSSPPNNSQQMTPSQQPPPYNM; encoded by the coding sequence ATGATGTCGAGTCCACCCAATAACAGCCAACAAATGACTCCATCTCAACAACCACCGCCATACAATATGTGA